The genome window TAGGCGCAAAAGCAAGCGTGATGAAGCCCCCCAGGAAGTCACACGAGACTCCACGAGACCAACCACCTTGGTGCGAGGCATGTTCGTCACGGTGAAGTTACTGATCGCCCCCAGGACCCCGATGGTGGTGATTCCGGCCCAGGGATTGAAACCTGGCAATCGTGCCTGGCAATTCCTGCCTGACGATACCGTGCTGGAAGAATCCGCAAAAACGGCCTCGACCGCTGACGGCGATGCCACGGAGGATACTTCGCCGGCCCAATCCACCCCCGCAACCACCACGCCCTTGACGACCATGGATCGCAAGCTTGAAGGATTCGATCCGTTGCTTTGGCAAGCCGGCCGAGTGATCAATCGCGATTCCATTTTTCCGGTCGATACGCTTTCGATTGAAGGGACCGAGCAAACCTTGGTCGATCCCTCGCTCAATTTCACGAAGAAGAAGTGGTGGGTCTGTGAAGTTCAGGATCAATCGATGCTGGCGGGGGCCTATGTGGTCGTCTCGCCAGTGGGAGCGACCGGGGATCAACCGATTCCCGCCCGTATCCGACGGCCTGAACTTGCCGACGACTCTACAGCCGAAGCAAATGATGGAGCTGCAGAATGAAACGAGTCATCGCGTGGGCGATCACCAATGCACCCGGAATGAATGTGTTGATGTTGGCGTTGATGCTGGTCGGCGCTCTCGCACTTGCCAAAATGCGTCGCGAGGTGTTTCCCGAATTCGAACTCGAAATCGTGCTGGTTTCGGTGCCCTATCCCGGCGCGACACCCCAAGATACCGAGGAAGCGATTTGCCAAAAGATCGAAGAAGCGATTCGTTCGATTGATGGGATCAAGAAGGTCACCTCCATCGCTCAAGAAGGAGGTGGCTATGTTTTGGCCGAGTTAAGCAGCGATGTCAAAGATGTTCAAAAAGTGATGTCGGAGATCGATCGTGAAGTCGACCGAATCCCGAGCTTTCCGGTCTTGGCCGAAGACCCGCAAATCCAACAGATTACGTTTCGGGAAGCCGCGATCCGAATCGGTATTGTTGGTCCCGGCGACCGATCCCGTCAGGGCGAACTTCGCTTGCGTGAGGTGGCCGAGGATGTCCGCGACGACGTGTTGCAAATCCCAGCCGTTTCGTCCGCATCCATGATGGGAACGCGGGACTATCAAATCGACGTCGAAATCCCCGAATCCACGCTGCGAAGCTACGGGCTGTCGCTCGAACGCGTTGCGGCGATCTTACGGGCCAGGAACATCGAATTGCCTGGTGGCCAACTCAAATCCGAAGGCCAAGAGGTGCTGCTGCGAGCCAAGAACAAAGGCCGCATCGGTGAAGAAATTGCACGTCTGCCCCTCGTCACCCAATCCAATGGCGTCGTGCTAACGGTAGCCGATCTCGGTACGGTCCGAGATGAGTTTACCGATGTCACCGCCGTCGGGGAAATCAATGGCGAACCGGCGATGGTCGTGAATGTCGAACGAACCAAGAGCGAAGACTTGTTGGCGATGGTCGATGCGGTTCGCCACTATGTATCGCAAAAGAAACTGCCCGAGGGCTATCGTTTTGAAATTTGGGGCGACACCAGCACCGATGTACGCGACCGGATGTCGCTGCTGCTTCGTAACGGGGCTCAAGGCTTGTTCTTAGTTTTCTTGGTCTTGGCGTTGTTTCTTGAAACTCGGTTAGCGTTTTGGGTCGCGCTCGGCATTCCGATTTCGATCTTGGGCGCCGGCGCCATGCTGGCTTGGGGCGATCAAACCCTCAACATGCTCAGCCTGTTCTCCTTCTTGGTGGCTCTTGGGATCGTGGTCGATGACGCGATTGTGATTGGCGAAAACATCTATGCGCACCAACAAATGGGCAAGCCCTTGTTGCAGGCATCGATTGATGGGGCAACCGAAGTGCTGCCGAGCGTAACCGCATCGGTCACCACCACCGTGATCGCCTTTGCGCCCATGTTCTTCGTCTCAGGCGTGATGGGGAAATTCATGGCGGTGATTCCGTTCGCCGTCATTGCGATGCTCTGCATCTCGTTGTGGGAAAGCAGTTTTGTGTTGCCGTGTCACCTCGCTCATCGGCATCACGGCTTCTTTCGATTCTTGGCGGTAATCACCTATCCCATCCGACCGCTCGGTTTCCTGCTCGATTGGCTCAGTAAACGAGCGTGCCGAGCCATGGACTGGGTTTGCGACCGTCTTTACCTACCGACCTTGCGGTTCGGGCTGCGGCACCCTCCCTTCATGCTTTCGATTGCGGTGGCGCTCTTCTTGGTCACGATTGGCATGATTCGAGGCGGTGTGGTGGCCACGATTTTGTTCCCCAAATCGGATAACAACTACCTGCATGCTTCGATCACCTTTCCGGATGGGACACCTGCGGCAGAGACCGACCGAGCAACGAAAAGGATGGAGGAAGCGATTCGCCGAGTCAGTGGCCAAGTCGAAAAAGCGACTCCCGAAGTCTATGCAGGCACGGCGGCCGCAGGCAAAGGTCCCGTCCGATTGACCTTTCGTGAATTGGGGACCGTCACCAACATGGATAGCCCCGTTGGCGGCGGAGGAGGTGGCAGCAACGTCGGCCAAATCTTCGTCGAACTGTTCGACACGGAAATCCGTGATATCCACAGCGACCAATTGCTGGCACTCTGGCGCCGCGAGGCGGGTGAGTTCCCAGGCGTTGAGAACGTAACGTATGGCACCGTCGGTGTCGGGCCCGGCGGTAAGCCTATCGAGTTCAAATTGTTGGCCCCCAGCGAAAACATCGACCAGTTGTTGGCAGCGACCGAAGCAGTCAAGCAACGCTTGGCTCAGTTTGATGGAGTCTTCGACATTGCCGATGACAACACCCCAGGCAAGTGGGAGTTCCAATTTCGTGTCAAAGATCGCGCCTTGGCCACGGGCGTTACCCCCAGCGACCTGGGGGAAACGGTTCGCAACGCCTACTTCGGTGCCGAGGTGATGCGATTGCAACGGGGACGCCATGAAGTCAAATTGATGGTGCGTCATCCCGAAGAAGAACGCAATAGTTTGGTGAATTTCCGCGAAATCCGAGTTCGTACCGCCGATGGCCGCCAACGTCCCATCACCGAGTTGGCTGACGTGAATTTGAAACGAGGCTTTTCAGAGATCAACCGTGTCGACCAAATGCGTTCGGTGACCATCTCGGCCGACTTGGATGAAACAACCGCCAATGCCGATTTGATCATTCAGAAATTGCAAAGTGAGTTCGTCCCCCTACTGTCCAAGGACTACCCCGCTCTGGCAATCCGCTGGGAAGGTCAGCGGGAACAAAGTAATGAGTCGGTCGGCAGTTTGAAGGTCGGTTTCGGGATCGCAATCATCTGCATGTTCGTGCTACTGGTTCTGCAATTTCGAAGCTACGTCCAACCTCTCCTGATCCTTTGCATCATCCCCTTTGGGATGATCGGAGCCGTTTGGGGGCATGCCGTTTTAGGGCTACCCTTGACGCTGTTCAGCATGTTTGGGCTAGTGGCCCTTGCCGGAGTGGTCGTGAACGATTCGATCGTATTGATCGACTTTATCAATGTCCGCGTCCGTGACGGACTGAAGCCGCGACATGCATTACTGGAATCCGGCGAACGGCGGTTTCGACCGATCCTGTTGACCAGCATGACGACCATCGCGGGTTTGTTACCGCTGCTGATGGAAAAGTCTTTCCAGGCACAGTTGTTGATCCCGATGGCCGCCA of Novipirellula artificiosorum contains these proteins:
- a CDS encoding efflux RND transporter permease subunit, giving the protein MKRVIAWAITNAPGMNVLMLALMLVGALALAKMRREVFPEFELEIVLVSVPYPGATPQDTEEAICQKIEEAIRSIDGIKKVTSIAQEGGGYVLAELSSDVKDVQKVMSEIDREVDRIPSFPVLAEDPQIQQITFREAAIRIGIVGPGDRSRQGELRLREVAEDVRDDVLQIPAVSSASMMGTRDYQIDVEIPESTLRSYGLSLERVAAILRARNIELPGGQLKSEGQEVLLRAKNKGRIGEEIARLPLVTQSNGVVLTVADLGTVRDEFTDVTAVGEINGEPAMVVNVERTKSEDLLAMVDAVRHYVSQKKLPEGYRFEIWGDTSTDVRDRMSLLLRNGAQGLFLVFLVLALFLETRLAFWVALGIPISILGAGAMLAWGDQTLNMLSLFSFLVALGIVVDDAIVIGENIYAHQQMGKPLLQASIDGATEVLPSVTASVTTTVIAFAPMFFVSGVMGKFMAVIPFAVIAMLCISLWESSFVLPCHLAHRHHGFFRFLAVITYPIRPLGFLLDWLSKRACRAMDWVCDRLYLPTLRFGLRHPPFMLSIAVALFLVTIGMIRGGVVATILFPKSDNNYLHASITFPDGTPAAETDRATKRMEEAIRRVSGQVEKATPEVYAGTAAAGKGPVRLTFRELGTVTNMDSPVGGGGGGSNVGQIFVELFDTEIRDIHSDQLLALWRREAGEFPGVENVTYGTVGVGPGGKPIEFKLLAPSENIDQLLAATEAVKQRLAQFDGVFDIADDNTPGKWEFQFRVKDRALATGVTPSDLGETVRNAYFGAEVMRLQRGRHEVKLMVRHPEEERNSLVNFREIRVRTADGRQRPITELADVNLKRGFSEINRVDQMRSVTISADLDETTANADLIIQKLQSEFVPLLSKDYPALAIRWEGQREQSNESVGSLKVGFGIAIICMFVLLVLQFRSYVQPLLILCIIPFGMIGAVWGHAVLGLPLTLFSMFGLVALAGVVVNDSIVLIDFINVRVRDGLKPRHALLESGERRFRPILLTSMTTIAGLLPLLMEKSFQAQLLIPMAASLAFGLMLSTLLVLLLVPVFYLIYVRIVEFFGYSLIDAEE